A window of the Cicer arietinum cultivar CDC Frontier isolate Library 1 chromosome 6, Cicar.CDCFrontier_v2.0, whole genome shotgun sequence genome harbors these coding sequences:
- the LOC101496236 gene encoding myb-related protein 308, whose translation MGRSPCCEKAHTNKGAWTKEEDDRLISYIRAHGEGCWRSLPKAAGLLRCGKSCRLRWINYLRPDLKRGNFTEEEDELIIKLHSLLGNKWSLIAGRLPGRTDNEIKNYWNTHIRRKLLNRGIDPATHRPINEVSNSHSHSQNQETVTIAIAASASTTTTTIPSSTTPKTISFASSIKQEQYHHHYHHHHHHNNHNHEEMVKGSNSVSERCPDLNLELTISPPRQQEHDEAFKNTERNLCFVCSLGLQNSKDCSCENTSSSGKPTTAPAYDFLGLKSAVWDYTGLEMK comes from the exons ATGGGAAGATCACCATGTTGTGAAAAAGCACACACAAACAAAGGAGCATGGacaaaagaagaagatgatAGATTAATATCTTATATTAGAGCACATGGTGAAGGTTGTTGGCGATCTCTTCCTAAAGCAGCTGGTCTTCTCCGATGCGGCAAAAGTTGCCGTCTCCGGTGGATTAATTATCTCCGACCAGACCTTAAACGTGGTAACTTtacagaagaagaagatgaactCATCATCAAACTTCATAGTCTCCTTGGTAACAA ATGGTCTTTGATAGCTGGAAGATTACCAGGAAGAACAGATAATGAAATTAAGAATTATTGGAACACACACATAAGAAGAAAACTTTTGAACAGAGGAATTGACCCTGCAACTCATAGACCTATAAATGAAGTTTCAAATTCTCATTCTCATTCTCAGAATCAAGAAACTGTAACTATAGCTATTGCTGCATCTGCATCAACTACTACTACTACAATTCCTTCATCAACAACACCAAAAACAATATCTTTTGCTTCATCTATTAAACAAGAACAATATcaccatcattatcatcatcatcatcatcataataatcataatcatgAAGAGATGGTTAAAGGGTCTAATTCAGTTTCAGAAAGATGTCCTGACTTGAATCTTGAGCTAACAATTAGTCCTCCACGTCAACAAGAACATGATGAAGCATTCAAAAACACAGAGAGAAATCTCTGTTTTGTTTGTAGTTTGGGATTGCAGAACAGTAAAGATTGTAGCTGTGAGAATACTAGTAGCAGTGGAAAACCTACTACTGCTCCAGCTTATGATTTCTTGGGTTTGAAATCTGCTGTTTGGGATTACACTGGTTTGGAAATGAAATGA